The Kluyvera intermedia genome window below encodes:
- a CDS encoding multidrug efflux MFS transporter produces MESWKVNLISVWLGCFFTGLAISQILPFLPLYIAQMGVTSHESLSMWSGLTFSVTFLVSAVVSPMWGSLADRKGRKLMLLRASLGMAIAILLQAFATNVWQLFILRAIMGLTSGYIPNAMALVASQVPRERSGWALSTLSTAQITGVIGGPLLGGFLADHVGLRMVFFITAFLLLVSFMVTLFLIKEGPRPQLNKGEKLSGKAVFASLPYPGLVISLFVTTMVIQLCNGSISPILTLFIQSMSPDTGNIAFLSGMIAAVPGVSALMSAPRLGKLGDRIGTARILVATLIFAVVLFFAMSFVTTPLQLGILRFILGFADGAMLPAVQTLLLKYISERVTGRIFGYNQSFMYLGNVIGPLIGASVSAMAGFRWVFIVTAVIVLINLWQLAVMLRRTRPVRQ; encoded by the coding sequence ATGGAATCCTGGAAGGTTAATCTTATTTCCGTTTGGCTCGGTTGTTTTTTCACCGGCCTGGCGATCAGTCAAATTTTGCCGTTTTTACCCCTGTATATTGCGCAGATGGGGGTGACCTCGCATGAATCACTTTCAATGTGGTCAGGCTTAACGTTTAGCGTCACTTTCCTGGTATCGGCGGTGGTCTCTCCGATGTGGGGCAGCCTGGCTGACCGTAAAGGCCGTAAACTGATGCTCTTACGGGCTTCGCTCGGAATGGCGATTGCGATTTTGCTGCAGGCCTTTGCGACCAATGTCTGGCAACTGTTTATCTTGCGCGCGATCATGGGGTTAACCTCCGGCTATATTCCCAATGCGATGGCGCTGGTGGCCTCACAGGTGCCGCGTGAACGCAGTGGCTGGGCGCTGAGCACGCTCTCAACTGCGCAGATTACCGGGGTGATTGGTGGGCCGTTGCTCGGGGGATTTCTTGCTGACCATGTTGGGCTGCGGATGGTGTTTTTTATCACCGCCTTTCTGCTGCTGGTCAGCTTTATGGTCACGCTATTCTTAATTAAAGAGGGGCCACGACCACAGCTGAATAAAGGCGAGAAGCTCAGCGGTAAAGCGGTATTTGCCTCGCTGCCCTATCCAGGCCTTGTGATAAGTCTGTTTGTCACGACAATGGTGATTCAGCTTTGCAATGGATCCATCAGCCCTATCCTGACGTTATTTATTCAGTCGATGTCGCCCGACACGGGCAATATTGCATTTTTAAGCGGCATGATTGCCGCCGTACCGGGTGTCTCCGCGCTGATGTCGGCACCTCGTTTGGGTAAACTCGGCGATCGTATTGGTACCGCGCGTATTTTAGTCGCTACCTTAATCTTTGCCGTCGTGCTCTTTTTCGCCATGTCGTTTGTCACCACGCCGCTCCAGCTTGGCATTCTGCGATTTATTCTTGGCTTTGCCGATGGCGCAATGCTACCTGCCGTGCAAACCCTGTTGCTCAAATATATTAGTGAGCGCGTTACCGGGCGCATTTTTGGTTACAACCAGTCGTTTATGTATCTGGGCAATGTCATTGGGCCGTTAATTGGCGCGTCGGTATCGGCGATGGCTGGATTCCGTTGGGTCTTTATTGTGACGGCGGTGATTGTCCTGATCAATCTGTGGCAATTAGCGGTGATGCTGCGTCGGACTCGACCCGTTCGTCAGTAA